The segment TTATTTCCCTGGCCTAAACACCCTTCTACTAGTCTTTTGATCATTTTCTTTGTTTCTTTTGATCATATGGAATCTGATCCTTCCTCCACAAGAGTTTTAGGTAACTGCTCTTCAGGGATCCAAGAATCTTCCCTTCCTTCCTCCCAAATCCCCCATCCCCACTTCAGATCAGGCCACTGAGCCATGCACTTAgtgatgaaatgttttgatacatTAGAAGGAACACCACGGTGGATGAGTAAAGAGATTTCTACACAGTTGAAGCATTCTTCTAACACGCAATCAACCAAGGCGAAAGTCATCAAAGGATCAATAACTGACAAATACCCACAAAATCTTTTCACACCTTTAAGCCCAATGTCGCCACACCACACCTCAAATTCTGACCAAACCCTTGGTTTAAAACACAAAGAAGTTATGTTCGGGAAAGTACAGAATAAAACCTCTAGGTTAAATTTGGAATTTCCACCTGCTCTTATATCTAAGGTCAGCGCTTCTACTGTTTCTAAACGATGAAGCTTACGAATTAAGGAGCGAATGTTTGAACACTCGAGTTGTACATTTTTCAATTTCTGAAATCTTTTGACTGCAAACCCGTTCAAGTGATCAAGTGCAAGATGCAAGTTGTAGCACAAAGGAGCTTCAATATAAATGGCATAGGGACTTCTACACTCGAGTCTGAGTGTGAGGAGATTGGGTGcgattatacatatatatgatgGTGAATCTGTTACAGTCCAATGGAAGGTTTTCAGGTTGAGGAGGTGGATCATCGGCATTTTGAGACCTCTAACATCTATCAAGTTAAGAACTTGAAGATTTGGGAAACATGTATTTAACTCGGTTAGATTTTTGTCATCTAATCTTATGAGTTCAAGCGTTAAACTTGTTAGCATCGGCATGGCGTTCATGTTTTGTACAGCCAGCCATGCGTTCTTCAGCTCTAATTCAATAAGATTTTGACctgcaacaacaaaaacaaccgagTTAAAGCATCAAGATCTTAATATGATTAAATATCATTTATTACCAACAAATATCATCATTAATAAACCCTAATCAATGATAGTTGACCACAAATTAAtgataattttaaataaataaatgaataattaaataataataaaaataacaactTGATATGAACCAGAATAATATCGATCCTGGCAGACCATTTACATTTTCAGACAGTGAACAATTTCCATAATTTCAGAATAGAGCTACAGAATATAAAAATGGAGAATTTCAGCGTATAACCAACTTACAGTGCACAGAGATGAGTGACAAGACTTCTGATCGACGCCTACTCGACTGAACCCAAAAATCTGATAGTGAAAGCAATTTCAAAGCTCCGGAAACCCTAGGGAGCCACTCTTTAACGAAGCCCTCATCGGTGATGTGCAGATCATCGCCATCATCTTCAACGTCAGCGTTCATCACATCTAGGGGTGGATTCTCGACGCCAATACGCACCGATTCCAGTGCACTTAAGTTAGATACAAGATTTAGAAAAACTCTCTTTAGAGAGGGAGTAAATCGGGAAGAACTTGAAGAACTCGAAACACTGGACCTTGATTCCAGGTACCATTTCAATCGCCACTGCAGGTTTATAAATTGAAGGCCTGGAAATACAGAATTGAAAGTCTTACTCGCCATACGGCAGCATGCTACCGTTTCTGAGTCGTCGAGTCGACTCAATATTTCGAGCGCTAGAGATTCAGGAAGGTTATCCATGCAAGCGGTGAAAGATCTACAAATGAAAATTGACTACTTGAGGAGTTGATGATACAGATATTTATGCCTGATTAATTTACACTTTACCCCTTTACGGTTTGACTAGTGTTTATTATTGGTCCTTACACATTAGCATTTATAAAAACTAACTTCAATTTAAATTTTGTGATTTTCATTCAAGTGATTTTTGTTAAGATTTAGCATTAGCCGAAATAAATACAATACAAAAGTCAACAACATAAAATATTGTGATATCTGCTTCTTTACAAAGTCTTTTAAGTTTCATATTTGTTTTTCTAAGTTATTGTAATAAAGGATTATATGATTTTGgaaaaaattcataaaagtttttTCTAACAAagaatttttttata is part of the Lactuca sativa cultivar Salinas chromosome 7, Lsat_Salinas_v11, whole genome shotgun sequence genome and harbors:
- the LOC111883826 gene encoding F-box/LRR-repeat protein At4g29420 encodes the protein MDNLPESLALEILSRLDDSETVACCRMASKTFNSVFPGLQFINLQWRLKWYLESRSSVSSSSSSSRFTPSLKRVFLNLVSNLSALESVRIGVENPPLDVMNADVEDDGDDLHITDEGFVKEWLPRVSGALKLLSLSDFWVQSSRRRSEVLSLISVHCQNLIELELKNAWLAVQNMNAMPMLTSLTLELIRLDDKNLTELNTCFPNLQVLNLIDVRGLKMPMIHLLNLKTFHWTVTDSPSYICIIAPNLLTLRLECRSPYAIYIEAPLCYNLHLALDHLNGFAVKRFQKLKNVQLECSNIRSLIRKLHRLETVEALTLDIRAGGNSKFNLEVLFCTFPNITSLCFKPRVWSEFEVWCGDIGLKGVKRFCGYLSVIDPLMTFALVDCVLEECFNCVEISLLIHRGVPSNVSKHFITKCMAQWPDLKWGWGIWEEGREDSWIPEEQLPKTLVEEGSDSI